Proteins from one bacterium genomic window:
- a CDS encoding serine hydrolase, translating into MSAPVLESPQQPILSGLSTHLDSFFAARAAHGLYGAAIVVVHQGEILLAKGFGESDPIAHVPLAIETTVVPVASIAKAFTATAVMQLVERGLLDLNTDVATYLPGYELQASDASPVTIGHLLSHTEGFQECNLGIVATASEGLNDLADFFKTRMPRRVLPPGKHLTYGNWASGLLGLVVEQVSGLPFHQYVHEHVFAPLGMSSSTFEQPAPSQLTERCIRECVRDGKGRYQEAPHVYAKMAPAGGMHAGALDMAAYLIAMTGAGSYQGRRLLAEQTVRAMRERRFQAHPELPGITYGFFEEMRNGHRVLRRDGDSAAVWSRMYLVPEAELGIFYAVAGDEEARLALADALFDHLWPTGREAKAPRTVPGTDCRRFEGVYRYLQYNRDTFSKLQSLLVGQVRVRADRAGGLTVTALGAGDVYGGFEGTTRWEPVGENVFERTDGKARIAFGLDAKGEVETLCSSMRYQGGFSRLPRYEAAPWQFAYFAAFLLSAMISLIVLGSLALLGHVPLGPSGILLVLHSSLSALFGVMLLPSIFLIGNVGGGFPAYGFGINAWIRGILTLPLLLVALALGLVLGLGGAMTQEGWPVAVRALYGLATLSACLQVLWLRYWNLVGYRW; encoded by the coding sequence ATGAGCGCTCCCGTTCTCGAGTCCCCTCAGCAACCGATTTTGAGCGGCCTCTCAACTCACCTCGACTCGTTCTTCGCCGCACGCGCTGCCCATGGGCTCTATGGCGCCGCGATCGTGGTCGTCCATCAAGGCGAGATCCTGCTCGCCAAGGGCTTCGGCGAGTCCGACCCGATCGCGCATGTGCCGCTTGCGATCGAAACGACCGTCGTGCCAGTCGCCTCGATCGCCAAGGCCTTCACGGCCACCGCGGTCATGCAACTGGTCGAGCGGGGCCTCCTCGATCTGAACACGGACGTCGCCACCTATCTGCCGGGTTATGAGCTCCAGGCGTCCGATGCCTCACCCGTCACCATCGGGCACCTCCTCTCGCACACGGAGGGCTTCCAGGAATGCAACCTCGGCATCGTCGCCACAGCCTCCGAGGGGCTGAACGACCTCGCCGACTTCTTCAAGACCCGCATGCCTCGCCGGGTGCTTCCTCCGGGCAAGCACCTCACCTACGGAAACTGGGCCAGCGGCCTGCTCGGCCTGGTCGTGGAGCAAGTGAGCGGCCTACCGTTTCATCAGTACGTCCACGAGCACGTCTTCGCCCCTCTCGGCATGAGCAGCAGCACCTTCGAGCAACCGGCACCGAGCCAGCTCACCGAGCGCTGCATCCGCGAATGCGTGAGGGACGGGAAGGGGCGCTACCAAGAGGCCCCGCACGTCTATGCCAAGATGGCCCCCGCAGGCGGCATGCATGCCGGCGCCCTTGATATGGCCGCCTACTTGATCGCGATGACGGGCGCCGGCAGCTACCAGGGGCGGCGCCTGCTCGCTGAGCAGACCGTCCGAGCCATGCGCGAAAGGCGCTTTCAGGCCCATCCGGAGCTGCCGGGGATCACCTACGGCTTCTTCGAAGAGATGCGCAACGGGCATCGGGTGCTGCGGCGCGATGGCGACTCCGCAGCGGTCTGGAGCCGCATGTACCTCGTGCCCGAAGCAGAGCTCGGCATCTTCTACGCCGTGGCGGGGGACGAAGAAGCACGCCTTGCCCTCGCCGACGCGCTCTTCGACCATCTCTGGCCGACCGGGCGCGAGGCGAAGGCACCCCGTACAGTACCTGGCACAGATTGCCGGCGATTCGAGGGAGTCTACCGCTACCTCCAGTACAACCGCGACACGTTCAGCAAGCTGCAAAGCCTCCTGGTGGGCCAGGTCCGAGTGCGGGCGGATCGCGCGGGAGGCCTGACGGTCACGGCCCTCGGAGCCGGCGACGTCTACGGCGGCTTCGAGGGCACGACCCGCTGGGAGCCCGTCGGAGAGAACGTCTTCGAGCGCACGGACGGCAAGGCGCGGATCGCTTTCGGCTTGGATGCGAAGGGGGAAGTGGAGACGCTGTGCTCCAGCATGCGCTACCAGGGCGGATTCAGCCGCCTCCCTCGGTACGAGGCCGCTCCTTGGCAGTTCGCTTACTTCGCGGCGTTCCTGCTGAGCGCGATGATTTCCCTCATCGTCCTCGGATCCCTCGCCCTCCTGGGACACGTGCCACTCGGACCTTCGGGGATCCTCTTGGTGCTCCATTCGAGCCTGAGCGCCCTGTTCGGCGTCATGCTCCTGCCGAGCATTTTCCTGATCGGCAACGTCGGCGGGGGCTTTCCTGCGTACGGCTTTGGCATCAACGCCTGGATCCGCGGCATCCTGACCTTGCCCCTGCTGCTGGTTGCGCTCGCACTGGGCCTCGTCCTGGGTCTGGGTGGTGCGATGACGCAGGAAGGCTGGCCTGTGGCAGTTCGTGCGCTGTATGGGCTCGCTACGCTCTCGGCTTGCCTTCAAGTGCTCTGGTTGCGCTACTGGAACTTGGTCGGCTATCGTTGGTGA
- a CDS encoding TetR/AcrR family transcriptional regulator, which translates to MSPKVTQQHKAQRRQQILDAAVRVFSQQGFEQTTMQDVITDAGLSRGGVYSYFPGKDELFQAMLDQLDQQNAEGLQALTIASPDAWSGIEGLLAELTTSLGSASDALVAAVYEYFLTRGRTRWDYLRVRHSRIFDALLELIRSGIEKRELDPVLPAETITEALMAFSDGLMIHAVFQPPSQPHAEQQIAALRLFLEAGLRPHARAVGS; encoded by the coding sequence ATGTCGCCGAAGGTCACCCAGCAACACAAAGCGCAGCGGCGCCAGCAGATCCTGGACGCTGCGGTCCGGGTTTTTTCCCAGCAAGGCTTCGAACAGACCACCATGCAGGACGTCATCACAGATGCCGGCTTGAGCCGCGGGGGGGTCTACTCCTACTTCCCGGGCAAGGACGAGCTGTTCCAGGCGATGCTCGACCAGCTCGACCAGCAAAATGCAGAGGGTTTGCAGGCACTGACGATCGCAAGCCCAGATGCTTGGAGCGGCATCGAGGGGCTCCTGGCCGAGCTGACGACTTCGCTGGGGAGCGCCTCGGACGCCCTGGTGGCAGCGGTTTACGAGTACTTCTTGACGCGGGGCCGCACCCGCTGGGACTACCTGCGGGTGCGGCATTCCCGCATTTTCGACGCCCTGCTCGAACTCATCCGCAGCGGCATCGAGAAGCGCGAGCTGGATCCGGTCCTACCCGCCGAGACCATCACCGAGGCTCTGATGGCCTTCTCGGATGGCTTGATGATCCACGCGGTCTTCCAGCCCCCCAGCCAGCCCCACGCTGAGCAGCAAATCGCCGCATTGCGCCTCTTCCTGGAGGCGGGGCTACGCCCGCACGCCCGCGCGGTCGGCAGCTAG
- the msrA gene encoding peptide-methionine (S)-S-oxide reductase MsrA: MTTDRQEQATFGGGCFWCLEAALNELKGITSVVSGYAGGQKENPTYQEVCTGRTGHAEVVQITYDPTVITYRDLLGVFFTLHDPTSLNRQGADVGTQYRSVIFPHSPEQEAIAREMMAALTASHVYEAPIVTTIEPLVHFYPAEEYHQNYFARNPEQPYCQLVVAGKVAKVRAAFFERLKRA; the protein is encoded by the coding sequence ATGACGACCGACCGGCAAGAACAGGCCACCTTCGGCGGCGGGTGCTTCTGGTGCCTCGAGGCTGCCCTCAATGAGTTGAAGGGAATCACCTCCGTCGTTTCGGGATACGCGGGAGGTCAGAAGGAGAACCCCACCTACCAAGAGGTCTGCACGGGCCGGACCGGCCACGCCGAGGTGGTCCAGATCACCTACGACCCGACCGTCATCACCTACCGTGACCTGCTCGGCGTCTTCTTCACCCTGCACGATCCGACCAGTCTCAACCGCCAGGGGGCCGACGTGGGGACCCAGTACCGATCCGTCATCTTTCCCCACTCGCCTGAGCAAGAGGCCATCGCCCGCGAAATGATGGCGGCGCTGACAGCTTCTCACGTCTACGAAGCGCCCATCGTGACGACCATCGAGCCGCTCGTGCACTTCTACCCGGCCGAGGAGTACCACCAGAACTACTTCGCGCGCAATCCGGAACAGCCCTATTGCCAGTTGGTGGTCGCGGGCAAGGTCGCCAAGGTGCGCGCCGCCTTCTTCGAGCGCCTCAAGCGCGCCTGA
- a CDS encoding TlpA family protein disulfide reductase yields the protein MAKLKAMLPIALGLVALGAIVAPRFFPAAEAPAIAAQAKAADFALPRSGDGKTVRLSDFKGKVRIVNFWATWCPPCRAEIPHFIEMYDEMKGKGVEIIGISLDREGDKVVSPFVKDNKMNYPVVIGNDEVASAYGGIRGIPTTFVIDREGRIVKKYVGLPAQTEEGIKAAFMKDIKPLL from the coding sequence ATGGCGAAGTTGAAAGCGATGCTCCCGATCGCCCTTGGCCTGGTCGCGCTCGGCGCGATCGTAGCCCCCCGCTTCTTCCCCGCAGCCGAAGCCCCGGCCATCGCCGCCCAGGCAAAGGCCGCCGACTTCGCCCTGCCGCGCTCGGGCGACGGCAAGACCGTGCGCCTGTCCGACTTCAAGGGCAAGGTGCGCATCGTGAACTTCTGGGCCACCTGGTGCCCGCCCTGCCGCGCCGAGATCCCGCACTTCATCGAGATGTACGACGAGATGAAGGGCAAGGGCGTCGAGATCATTGGCATCTCGCTCGATCGCGAGGGCGACAAGGTCGTTTCCCCCTTCGTCAAGGACAACAAGATGAACTACCCCGTCGTGATCGGCAACGACGAGGTTGCGAGCGCCTACGGCGGGATCCGCGGCATCCCCACCACCTTCGTCATCGACCGCGAGGGCCGCATCGTGAAGAAGTACGTCGGCTTGCCCGCCCAGACCGAAGAAGGCATCAAGGCCGCCTTCATGAAGGACATCAAGCCCCTTCTCTAA
- a CDS encoding FixH family protein yields the protein MQRTTIKQVMSKRQWLGALGAIALFTGGCMSMMKGVPSDLDYSTARATENGAFRLSYKTDPALIPISKLHQWTIHLETPEGKPIDGATITVDGDMPQHGHGLPTRPEVTQNLGNGDYRVEGMKFQMGGWWIVNFGITADGKRDQATFNLMLK from the coding sequence ATGCAACGGACCACGATCAAGCAAGTGATGTCGAAGCGGCAGTGGCTGGGCGCCCTCGGCGCGATCGCCCTGTTCACGGGCGGCTGCATGTCCATGATGAAGGGCGTGCCGAGCGACCTGGACTACTCGACGGCCAGGGCCACCGAGAATGGCGCCTTCCGCCTCTCCTACAAGACCGACCCCGCCCTCATCCCGATCTCCAAGCTCCACCAGTGGACGATCCACCTCGAGACCCCGGAAGGCAAGCCGATCGACGGCGCGACGATCACGGTCGACGGCGACATGCCCCAGCACGGCCACGGCCTGCCCACCCGGCCCGAAGTGACCCAGAACCTCGGCAACGGGGACTACCGCGTCGAAGGGATGAAGTTCCAGATGGGCGGCTGGTGGATCGTCAACTTCGGAATCACGGCGGACGGGAAGCGCGACCAGGCGACTTTCAACCTGATGCTCAAGTAA
- a CDS encoding cytochrome-c peroxidase, with the protein MNKPLRRLLLLTVAAATPLLAACPAWQPDAWTPEEKEALKSLWIGNLASPPPNPSNRYAQNSEASALGHKLFFDRRLSRNGNVSCATCHQPEKNFTDGLPLAQGIGTTSRKTMTVVGTAYSQWQFWDGRKDSLWSQALGPLENPLEHGTNRMQVVRLAATAYGSEYEALFGPLPDLSDTSRFPEAAGPVEDPTAKANWAQMRAEDRDAVTRAFANLGKAIEAYERKLVPGASRFDQYVQALQRDDREAMRGALSEDEVQGLRLFVGKAQCITCHSGPLFTNNEFHNTGVPARSELSADTGRAQGALQVLADEFNAKSPFSDTQQSADQAHLRFLKTGDHQNLRAFKPPSLRNVARSAPYMHAGQFDTLQQVIAHYEQAPKAPQGHSELTPLHLSSKERDQLERFLRALDGPLSTPAELLAAPQG; encoded by the coding sequence ATGAACAAGCCCCTTCGCCGCTTGCTGCTCTTGACCGTCGCGGCCGCCACGCCGCTCCTTGCCGCGTGTCCGGCCTGGCAGCCCGATGCATGGACCCCCGAGGAGAAAGAGGCCTTGAAGAGCCTCTGGATCGGCAACCTCGCCTCTCCGCCGCCGAATCCGTCGAATCGCTACGCCCAGAATTCAGAAGCGAGCGCGTTGGGGCACAAGCTCTTCTTCGATCGACGGCTGAGTCGTAACGGCAACGTCTCGTGCGCCACCTGTCATCAACCCGAGAAGAACTTCACCGACGGGCTCCCCTTGGCGCAAGGGATCGGCACGACCAGTCGCAAGACCATGACCGTCGTCGGCACGGCCTACAGCCAGTGGCAGTTCTGGGATGGGCGCAAGGACAGCCTCTGGAGCCAGGCCCTGGGCCCCCTCGAGAACCCGTTGGAGCACGGCACCAACCGGATGCAGGTCGTCCGCCTGGCCGCTACCGCGTATGGCTCCGAGTACGAAGCCCTCTTCGGGCCCTTGCCCGATCTTTCGGACACGTCGCGCTTCCCCGAAGCGGCGGGACCGGTGGAAGACCCGACGGCGAAGGCGAACTGGGCGCAGATGCGGGCCGAGGATCGCGACGCCGTCACGCGGGCCTTCGCCAACCTGGGCAAGGCGATCGAAGCCTACGAGCGAAAGCTCGTGCCGGGCGCCTCTCGCTTCGACCAATACGTCCAAGCCTTGCAACGAGACGATCGCGAGGCGATGCGCGGCGCGCTCTCGGAGGACGAGGTCCAGGGGCTTCGCTTGTTCGTCGGCAAGGCGCAGTGCATCACCTGCCACAGCGGCCCGCTCTTCACCAACAACGAGTTCCACAACACCGGGGTGCCGGCGAGAAGCGAGTTGAGCGCCGACACAGGCCGCGCACAGGGGGCCCTCCAGGTCCTGGCGGACGAGTTCAATGCCAAGAGCCCCTTCAGCGATACGCAGCAAAGTGCCGATCAAGCTCACCTGCGCTTTCTGAAGACCGGCGACCACCAGAACCTCAGGGCCTTCAAGCCCCCGTCGCTGCGAAACGTGGCCCGATCGGCCCCATACATGCACGCCGGCCAGTTCGACACCCTGCAACAAGTGATCGCGCACTACGAGCAGGCGCCGAAAGCGCCGCAGGGGCATAGCGAACTGACGCCCCTGCACCTCTCTTCCAAGGAGCGCGACCAGCTCGAGCGCTTCCTGCGGGCCCTCGACGGCCCACTTTCTACCCCCGCTGAGCTCTTGGCTGCCCCGCAAGGTTAG
- a CDS encoding DUF1254 domain-containing protein, with the protein MAAEPQGYWDALSSLPFQHDFPTADTETQLYEALIFQRATQIFLLSLPALHMLSMRDALQGAFGQGFEILPLWPQGTGASTKLGQAQAGSIQGMGFLDLKREGPLVLQVPPRVQGTLTDFWQRPLSDFGPSSANEGKGGLYLVLPPAYQGHIPQGYRVLRAATYGVGLFLHAGAELMPVQALNGIRIFPLLGRDQARRPMRFPAATETPLDLRTPRDFSIFEKLARFIEDEPVEMVDGLLRGMMASIGIKRGKPFQPDERRQRLLTRAAELAPKMILAMRTRGCFTDERYFPDRQWLDLHSSVDALFQALDHTAIDARSYFYLTAALSAPMLATPTLGRGSKCPFAMHDADGALLSGDQSYRLHLPPEVPAADGWAVSVHHVADGTMLDHGDAPAIIRSREGREQNQDGSFDVFFGPRPPEAGASNWLRTQPGRGFVVVLHLYGPEQAFFDQCWKPGDLERLPAHQAIDEE; encoded by the coding sequence ATGGCGGCCGAACCTCAGGGCTATTGGGATGCGCTCTCCTCCCTGCCCTTTCAGCATGACTTTCCCACGGCGGACACCGAAACGCAGCTCTACGAAGCGTTGATCTTTCAACGGGCGACCCAGATCTTCCTGCTCTCGCTGCCGGCCCTCCACATGCTCAGCATGCGCGATGCCCTGCAAGGCGCTTTTGGGCAAGGCTTCGAGATCCTCCCGCTGTGGCCGCAGGGCACGGGGGCTTCAACCAAACTAGGACAGGCGCAGGCCGGGAGCATCCAGGGGATGGGCTTCCTGGACCTGAAACGCGAGGGCCCCCTGGTCCTGCAAGTCCCGCCGCGGGTGCAAGGAACGCTCACGGACTTCTGGCAACGCCCCCTCAGCGACTTCGGGCCGAGCAGCGCGAACGAGGGAAAAGGCGGCCTGTACCTCGTGCTGCCCCCCGCCTATCAAGGACACATCCCTCAGGGCTACCGGGTTCTGCGCGCTGCCACCTACGGGGTGGGGCTCTTCTTGCATGCGGGTGCCGAACTCATGCCGGTACAGGCCTTGAATGGAATCCGGATCTTCCCGCTGCTCGGACGCGACCAGGCTCGGCGCCCCATGCGCTTTCCCGCTGCGACCGAGACGCCGCTGGACCTGCGCACCCCCCGGGACTTCAGCATCTTCGAGAAGCTTGCGCGTTTTATCGAAGATGAGCCGGTCGAGATGGTCGATGGGCTGCTGCGCGGCATGATGGCCTCGATCGGCATCAAGCGAGGCAAGCCGTTTCAACCGGATGAGCGCCGACAGCGGCTCCTCACCCGAGCAGCCGAGCTTGCACCGAAGATGATCCTCGCGATGCGCACGCGGGGGTGCTTCACGGATGAGCGCTACTTTCCCGATCGCCAATGGCTCGATCTTCATTCGAGTGTCGACGCGCTGTTCCAGGCCCTGGATCACACGGCGATCGACGCCCGCAGCTACTTCTACCTGACCGCGGCCTTGTCGGCTCCCATGCTGGCAACGCCCACGCTCGGGCGGGGCAGCAAGTGCCCCTTCGCGATGCACGACGCCGACGGCGCATTGCTGAGCGGCGATCAAAGCTATCGCCTGCACTTGCCGCCCGAGGTACCGGCTGCGGACGGCTGGGCGGTCTCAGTGCACCACGTCGCCGACGGCACCATGCTCGACCATGGGGATGCCCCTGCGATCATCCGCTCACGGGAAGGCCGCGAGCAGAACCAAGACGGCTCGTTCGACGTCTTCTTCGGCCCTCGCCCGCCTGAAGCGGGCGCTTCCAACTGGCTTCGGACCCAGCCCGGGCGCGGCTTCGTGGTGGTCCTGCACCTCTATGGCCCAGAGCAAGCTTTCTTCGACCAATGCTGGAAGCCAGGGGACCTCGAACGTCTCCCGGCGCACCAGGCGATCGACGAGGAGTGA
- a CDS encoding MBL fold metallo-hydrolase: MRLFHLNCGTWCPATQPLINGTGTMSRPGEVVCHCLLVETGDGLVLIDTGLGTADLANPRQRIGGLWTALMRPQTDLGESALRQIERLGFKADDVRDIVVTHLDFDHAGGIPDFPKAQVHVYAPEYEAAMARRSLRERFRYKPDDWGHRPQWLRYETEGDRWYGFDSVRALSDRSSEILLVPLLGHTRGHCGVAVDSDQGWLLLAGDIYFHHDELEPNGHSPIGLQIYENVMHMDRSVRQENVRRLQALHRDHGADVQIFSSHDPEEFYRFVPQTQAAERR, encoded by the coding sequence ATGCGCCTGTTTCACTTGAATTGTGGGACTTGGTGTCCGGCCACGCAGCCTTTGATCAACGGCACCGGGACCATGTCGCGTCCCGGTGAGGTCGTGTGCCATTGCCTGCTCGTTGAAACCGGCGATGGCTTGGTCTTGATCGATACAGGACTGGGGACCGCCGATCTCGCAAACCCTCGCCAGCGTATCGGGGGCCTCTGGACCGCCCTGATGAGGCCGCAGACCGATCTCGGCGAGAGCGCCTTGCGCCAGATCGAGCGCCTGGGCTTCAAGGCGGATGACGTGCGGGACATCGTCGTCACCCACCTGGATTTCGACCATGCAGGCGGCATCCCCGACTTCCCGAAGGCCCAGGTGCACGTCTACGCGCCCGAGTACGAGGCCGCCATGGCGCGTCGTAGCCTGCGCGAGCGCTTTCGCTACAAGCCGGATGACTGGGGGCACCGTCCCCAGTGGCTGCGCTACGAGACGGAGGGCGATCGCTGGTACGGGTTCGACTCCGTACGGGCGCTCTCGGATCGCAGCAGCGAGATCCTGTTGGTGCCGTTGCTTGGTCACACCCGGGGCCACTGCGGTGTTGCGGTCGATAGCGATCAAGGCTGGCTCTTGCTTGCGGGGGACATCTACTTCCACCACGACGAGCTGGAACCCAATGGCCACAGCCCCATCGGCTTGCAAATCTATGAGAACGTCATGCACATGGATCGCAGCGTTCGCCAGGAGAACGTCCGGCGCCTTCAGGCACTGCACCGCGACCATGGCGCCGACGTCCAGATCTTTTCGTCGCACGACCCCGAGGAATTCTATCGCTTCGTGCCTCAGACGCAGGCGGCCGAGAGGCGCTGA
- a CDS encoding CAP domain-containing protein, producing the protein MVNQERRKAKLRPLVWDERLAALARAHSLDMQKQNYFAHEAPDGETLADRAARSGLTYTRLGENLAFAHDLQAAHRGLMKSPGHRANILRPEFRRLGVGIIRLPANTRYHPQVEGQSLPPAKLGGYLLVTQVFAS; encoded by the coding sequence TTGGTGAACCAAGAACGCCGCAAGGCCAAGCTCCGCCCCCTCGTCTGGGACGAGCGGCTCGCTGCACTTGCACGCGCGCACTCCTTGGACATGCAGAAGCAAAACTACTTCGCGCACGAAGCCCCCGACGGCGAGACGCTTGCCGATCGGGCCGCGCGCAGCGGGCTCACTTACACGCGCCTCGGAGAGAACCTGGCTTTCGCCCACGACCTACAAGCGGCCCACCGCGGCCTGATGAAGAGCCCCGGCCACCGAGCCAACATCCTGCGCCCGGAGTTCAGACGCTTGGGGGTCGGCATCATCCGCCTGCCGGCCAATACGCGCTACCATCCCCAGGTCGAAGGCCAATCGCTACCCCCTGCCAAGCTTGGCGGGTACTTGCTCGTCACCCAGGTCTTCGCGAGCTGA
- a CDS encoding C40 family peptidase encodes MDIRIKFGDTLGALAKRFGTSVERLAKANGIRDINRIFAGKTLKVERDTRSLKHAQGRMNAYRAAEAPQQASPSFFDKVKGATGTAMRFVKEAMRFIGQPYRWGGGHGGWMKGPAPVDCSGLVQQASGMAGAGRSGTAATFQRMGKAVDMRNLRPGDLVFRGSPAHHVGIYVGGGKVLHAPTTGKRVSFVGANYFESARRLF; translated from the coding sequence ATGGATATTCGCATCAAGTTCGGCGATACCCTCGGCGCGCTCGCCAAGCGCTTCGGCACGTCGGTGGAGCGCCTGGCGAAGGCCAATGGGATCCGCGACATCAACCGGATCTTCGCGGGCAAGACCCTCAAGGTCGAGCGGGACACCCGAAGCCTGAAGCACGCGCAAGGCCGCATGAACGCCTACCGCGCCGCCGAGGCCCCGCAACAAGCCAGCCCATCCTTCTTCGACAAGGTGAAGGGCGCGACGGGTACGGCCATGCGCTTCGTCAAGGAAGCCATGCGCTTCATCGGCCAGCCCTATCGCTGGGGCGGCGGCCACGGCGGCTGGATGAAGGGGCCCGCCCCGGTCGATTGCTCGGGCTTGGTCCAGCAGGCCTCAGGCATGGCGGGGGCAGGCCGCAGCGGCACCGCGGCCACCTTCCAGCGCATGGGCAAGGCGGTCGACATGCGGAACCTCCGCCCCGGGGATCTGGTGTTCCGAGGCAGCCCGGCGCACCACGTCGGCATCTACGTGGGCGGCGGCAAGGTCCTCCACGCTCCCACCACCGGGAAGCGCGTCTCCTTCGTGGGGGCGAATTACTTCGAATCGGCACGCCGTCTCTTCTGA
- a CDS encoding BolA family transcriptional regulator encodes MITPEHLTQYILQAMPDAEVTVTDKTGTSDHFILRIVSDAFAGKNPLDRQRLVYQVLNEPMSDGRIHALEIRTETKS; translated from the coding sequence ATGATCACGCCCGAGCACCTGACCCAGTACATCCTCCAGGCCATGCCCGACGCCGAGGTGACGGTGACCGACAAGACGGGCACTTCCGACCACTTCATCCTGCGGATCGTCTCCGACGCCTTCGCGGGCAAGAACCCGCTCGATCGTCAGCGCCTGGTCTACCAGGTCCTGAACGAGCCCATGAGCGACGGGCGCATCCATGCGCTCGAGATCCGCACCGAGACCAAGTCCTAA
- a CDS encoding glutaredoxin, giving the protein MADTAIEEEVRREIQDHKILVYGKGTKLMPMCGFTRETMQFFDRYGYAYEVIDVLSNPAKREFLNRMTNWPTLPKVFINGEFYGDTDILDPMAEKGEIEPLLKQAFEKA; this is encoded by the coding sequence ATGGCCGACACGGCCATCGAAGAGGAAGTCCGCCGCGAGATCCAGGATCACAAGATCCTGGTCTACGGCAAGGGCACCAAGCTGATGCCCATGTGCGGGTTCACCCGCGAGACCATGCAGTTCTTCGATCGCTACGGCTACGCCTACGAGGTGATCGACGTCCTGAGCAACCCTGCCAAGCGCGAGTTCCTCAACCGCATGACCAACTGGCCGACCTTGCCCAAGGTCTTCATCAACGGCGAGTTCTACGGCGACACCGACATCCTCGACCCCATGGCCGAGAAGGGCGAGATCGAGCCCCTGCTCAAGCAGGCTTTCGAGAAGGCCTAG